The following coding sequences are from one Treponema bryantii window:
- the leuA gene encoding 2-isopropylmalate synthase — protein sequence MNPGGKYKPFISVPLKDRKWPSNTITKAPVWCSVDLRDGNQALINPMGIEQKIEFFNLLVKIGFKEIEVGFPSASDTEFEFVRRLIEKKLIPDDVCIQVLCQAREHLIARTFEAIDGAKNVIFHIYNATSPSQRKYNFGKSKEELIDLAVSGVKCVKKYISAVTKEAEAEGRTPTNFRFEYSPENFTQTETDFAMEICGAVLKAWGATPDNKMILNLPATVECNLPNQFADQIEYFCRNFPGRENCIISLHNHNDRGEGIAQCELGLLAGAERVEGCLFGNGERTGNLDIVTVALNMYTQGVDPELDFSDLDFISSEFTRLTGMTMHPRSPYAGELVFTAFSGSHQDAIRKAINARMEGTSSLLWDVPYLSIDPHDIGREYNGIIRINSQSGKGGAAYILETMFGIAAPKAMHPVIGSVIKARADELQRELSPDEVYDIFAEAWLYTKSPLNVLEITERHIEGERGSDLPEQVAGMATVEWEGTRYAIAANGNGPLDAFVSAMKQTPAPAFNITSFHEHSIGLGSDTQAMAYVQITKDNGEQVWGVGKSSNVGRAGIAAVVSALNFK from the coding sequence ATGAATCCAGGTGGAAAATATAAGCCCTTTATTTCTGTCCCATTAAAAGACAGAAAATGGCCTTCAAACACAATTACTAAAGCCCCTGTCTGGTGCTCAGTAGATTTACGCGATGGAAATCAGGCTCTTATAAATCCAATGGGAATTGAGCAGAAAATCGAATTTTTTAATCTGCTTGTTAAGATTGGTTTTAAGGAGATTGAAGTTGGTTTCCCTTCTGCGTCTGATACTGAGTTTGAATTTGTCCGCCGTCTTATTGAAAAGAAACTTATTCCGGATGATGTCTGCATTCAGGTTTTGTGTCAGGCTCGTGAACATCTGATTGCGCGAACCTTTGAAGCTATTGATGGTGCTAAAAATGTAATCTTCCATATCTATAATGCAACTTCTCCTTCTCAGCGAAAATACAATTTTGGAAAATCAAAAGAAGAACTTATTGATTTAGCTGTAAGCGGTGTAAAGTGTGTAAAAAAATACATATCTGCTGTTACAAAAGAAGCTGAAGCCGAAGGCCGTACACCAACAAACTTCCGTTTTGAATATTCTCCGGAAAACTTTACTCAGACAGAAACTGATTTTGCAATGGAAATCTGTGGCGCTGTTTTAAAAGCCTGGGGTGCTACACCGGATAATAAGATGATTTTGAATCTTCCTGCTACTGTTGAATGTAATCTTCCAAATCAGTTTGCAGATCAGATTGAATATTTCTGCCGGAATTTCCCTGGTCGTGAAAACTGTATAATTTCCCTTCATAATCATAATGATCGCGGCGAGGGAATTGCTCAGTGTGAGCTTGGACTTCTCGCCGGAGCAGAGCGCGTTGAGGGCTGTCTTTTTGGAAACGGCGAGCGCACCGGAAATCTGGATATAGTAACCGTTGCACTTAATATGTATACCCAGGGCGTAGATCCTGAACTTGATTTTTCTGATCTCGATTTTATTTCTTCCGAGTTCACAAGATTAACAGGAATGACAATGCATCCGCGTTCTCCTTATGCTGGCGAACTTGTATTTACTGCATTCAGCGGTTCTCATCAGGATGCAATCAGAAAGGCAATCAATGCACGCATGGAAGGAACTTCAAGCCTGTTATGGGATGTTCCTTATCTTTCCATTGACCCTCATGATATTGGTCGTGAATACAATGGCATTATCCGCATCAACAGTCAGAGTGGAAAGGGTGGTGCAGCATATATTCTCGAAACTATGTTTGGTATTGCAGCACCAAAAGCAATGCATCCGGTTATTGGTTCGGTTATCAAAGCTCGTGCAGACGAACTTCAGCGCGAACTTAGTCCGGACGAGGTTTATGATATTTTTGCTGAAGCCTGGCTTTATACAAAATCTCCTCTTAACGTTCTCGAAATTACAGAGCGCCATATAGAAGGTGAAAGAGGTTCAGATCTTCCTGAGCAGGTTGCCGGTATGGCTACTGTTGAATGGGAAGGAACACGCTATGCAATTGCTGCAAATGGAAACGGACCTCTTGATGCCTTTGTAAGTGCCATGAAGCAGACTCCGGCTCCAGCTTTTAATATCACAAGCTTCCACGAGCACTCTATTGGTCTTGGTTCAGATACCCAGGCTATGGCTTATGTTCAGATTACAAAGGATAACGGCGAACAGGTATGGGGTGTCGGAAAGAGTTCCAACGTTGGTCGTGCCGGTATTGCTGCAGTAGTCTCAGCCCTGAACTTCAAATAA
- a CDS encoding TAXI family TRAP transporter solute-binding subunit produces the protein MKKVFKASLALLAAALIFSGCTKSNANAKKDYILATGGTSGTYYPFGGAIANIWNTKIANMNVTAQATGASAENLRLINKGEAEFGTVQNDVMDYAYHGTDMFAGEKLSNIMTIGTMYPEVVQIAVSKASGIKSVSDFRGKRISVGDAGSGVEFNAKQILEGYGLTFDDIKKSNLSFKESAEGIQNGTLDGCFVTAGVPNSALQELAFTAGLILIPIDQAAADVICNKYGFYTYTTIPGGTYKGTDEDTPALAIKATLAVSSKLDEDTVYEMTKALFENLDELARGHAKGKEVTAASAITGVSVPFHPGAKKYYNEIGLSVN, from the coding sequence ATGAAGAAAGTATTTAAGGCTTCATTGGCACTGCTCGCAGCTGCCCTCATTTTCAGCGGATGTACTAAATCTAATGCAAACGCTAAGAAGGACTACATTCTTGCAACAGGCGGAACCAGCGGAACTTACTATCCGTTCGGTGGTGCAATTGCAAACATCTGGAACACTAAAATTGCCAATATGAACGTTACGGCTCAGGCAACTGGTGCTTCTGCAGAAAACCTCAGACTTATCAACAAGGGAGAAGCAGAGTTCGGAACAGTTCAGAACGATGTTATGGACTATGCTTACCATGGAACTGATATGTTTGCAGGTGAAAAACTTTCAAACATCATGACTATTGGAACTATGTATCCTGAAGTTGTACAGATTGCAGTTTCTAAAGCAAGTGGAATTAAATCTGTATCTGATTTCAGAGGAAAGCGCATTTCTGTTGGAGATGCAGGATCTGGAGTTGAATTCAACGCTAAACAGATTCTCGAAGGCTATGGTCTTACATTTGATGATATCAAAAAGAGTAACCTTTCATTCAAGGAATCAGCTGAAGGTATTCAGAACGGAACTTTGGACGGATGTTTCGTAACAGCCGGTGTTCCAAACTCTGCACTTCAGGAGCTCGCATTTACAGCAGGACTCATCCTTATTCCTATCGATCAGGCTGCAGCTGATGTAATCTGCAACAAATATGGCTTCTATACATATACAACAATTCCTGGTGGTACTTATAAAGGAACAGACGAGGATACTCCAGCACTTGCAATTAAAGCTACACTCGCAGTAAGTTCAAAACTTGATGAAGACACAGTTTACGAGATGACAAAGGCTCTCTTTGAAAACCTCGACGAACTTGCACGCGGACATGCTAAAGGTAAGGAAGTAACTGCTGCATCTGCAATCACAGGTGTTTCAGTACCTTTCCACCCGGGTGCTAAAAAATATTATAATGAGATCGGATTGAGTGTAAATTAA
- a CDS encoding DUF1850 domain-containing protein has protein sequence MKKVIKISLIIVIFCCLVAAVFFSPVINVLSIKSRKCQPQRFYSIEGYSKGFVISYTHSVNKGRIHDFYKHTEDDNIELYKTSFVSYGAGIPEPEETSGAVFSVTQDSYVIENLNRIVPRLVMAVGLTARHTIVFDTSFTIGSKEFILTDYFEPQTSIILEYKKVSLYSYLKHEMK, from the coding sequence ATGAAAAAAGTAATAAAAATAAGTTTAATAATTGTTATTTTTTGTTGTTTAGTAGCCGCAGTGTTTTTTTCACCGGTAATCAATGTACTTTCTATAAAAAGTAGAAAATGTCAGCCCCAGCGTTTTTATTCCATCGAAGGCTACTCAAAAGGTTTTGTTATTTCATATACACACTCTGTAAATAAAGGACGTATTCATGACTTTTATAAGCACACAGAGGATGACAACATTGAATTATACAAAACATCATTTGTATCTTATGGAGCTGGAATTCCAGAACCAGAAGAAACCTCTGGAGCAGTTTTTTCTGTTACCCAGGACAGTTATGTAATTGAAAACCTGAACAGAATTGTTCCTCGCCTTGTAATGGCTGTAGGTCTTACTGCAAGACATACAATTGTATTTGATACATCTTTTACAATAGGCTCAAAAGAATTCATACTTACAGATTATTTCGAACCTCAGACGAGTATAATTCTGGAGTATAAAAAAGTATCTCTTTATTCATATTTGAAACATGAGATGAAATAA